In Nitrospira sp., one genomic interval encodes:
- a CDS encoding DUF2007 domain-containing protein: MMGDPRSGSAKLVPLCYPRDVGELALIKSLLEGNGIPYAVHHEHVGALYPGVSLLGGRVMVAEREKTRAAILISRLALQIREATAETE; this comes from the coding sequence ATGATGGGAGATCCGCGATCCGGTTCCGCGAAGCTGGTTCCGCTCTGTTATCCCAGGGATGTTGGGGAACTGGCGTTGATCAAGAGCCTGCTCGAAGGGAACGGCATTCCCTATGCCGTGCATCACGAACATGTCGGAGCGCTCTATCCCGGCGTCTCACTCTTGGGCGGTCGCGTCATGGTGGCGGAACGGGAAAAAACTCGGGCGGCGATCCTCATCAGTCGCCTGGCCCTGCAGATCAGGGAGGCGACCGCAGAGACTGAATGA
- a CDS encoding iron-containing redox enzyme family protein, with the protein MFLERLLTLMDGKHHWAWPLLMGPGISKDRLKIHYQQEYLVYVRDFPVLLARVHGQNPPPDVRRMLAANIYEEDTGGLSFGRSHPELFNEMMAGLGFSTATFRQARLLPAGARYRAWLEEVTISRDWVVGAAALAVFVEGSVKDRQEILAPSKPKTDEEIEVYIDAHPLIRHHGIARKHMDLIRAHQKVEAGHRQDAYAMVVTYADSRKRQDAVLDCVSKGLALWMAYRDGVAKACGVKRT; encoded by the coding sequence ATGTTTCTAGAACGGCTCTTGACGCTTATGGACGGCAAACACCACTGGGCCTGGCCCCTTCTCATGGGTCCCGGCATCAGCAAGGACCGGTTGAAAATCCACTACCAGCAGGAATACTTGGTCTACGTGCGGGACTTTCCCGTACTCCTGGCACGGGTGCATGGCCAAAATCCACCCCCGGATGTCCGGCGCATGCTGGCGGCAAACATTTACGAAGAAGACACCGGCGGCCTCTCCTTCGGCCGATCACACCCCGAGTTGTTCAACGAAATGATGGCGGGACTGGGTTTCTCCACGGCCACCTTTCGCCAGGCGCGGCTGCTTCCCGCCGGCGCCCGCTACCGGGCCTGGCTGGAAGAGGTGACCATCAGCCGCGATTGGGTGGTGGGCGCGGCAGCCTTGGCCGTATTCGTCGAAGGCAGCGTGAAGGATCGGCAGGAAATCCTGGCCCCCTCCAAGCCCAAGACAGACGAGGAGATCGAAGTCTATATCGATGCACACCCATTGATTCGCCACCATGGGATCGCTCGGAAGCACATGGACTTGATCCGAGCGCACCAAAAGGTAGAAGCCGGACACCGCCAGGATGCCTATGCGATGGTCGTCACCTACGCCGACAGTCGCAAAAGACAAGATGCGGTGCTCGACTGTGTCTCAAAGGGGCTGGCCCTCTGGATGGCCTACCGGGACGGCGTGGCCAAGGCCTGTGGGGTGAAACGCACATGA
- a CDS encoding formylglycine-generating enzyme family protein produces MTGCRAVLQTCVCLWLLWAAGYVLPIQADPLPDDMVLIPAGEFTMGTAAGSGGLPDEQPLRRVYLGAFWIDRYEATNTDYQRFVEATGYQAPAHATAAATLWEQNKPIAGIERHPVVNVNWLDAVQFCRWAGKRLPTEAEWEKAARGTDGRTYPWGNEWDLTKSNSASYWAGETVHIADSREWEAFWLKGVGAAVSKAKGIKGEVLTMPVGSFPEGASPYGVLDMAGNAAEWVQDWYNPNFYRIAPLTNPQGPDRGAIKAMRGGSWLKPAVSLRTTDRDWGTMDSRPSGTGFRCARDAY; encoded by the coding sequence ATGACCGGATGTCGCGCCGTTTTACAGACCTGCGTCTGTCTCTGGCTCTTGTGGGCTGCGGGATATGTACTGCCCATCCAAGCAGACCCCTTGCCAGACGACATGGTGCTGATTCCGGCCGGCGAATTCACGATGGGCACCGCGGCGGGAAGCGGCGGGTTGCCCGATGAACAACCGTTGCGCCGAGTCTATCTCGGAGCCTTCTGGATCGATCGGTACGAGGCGACCAACACCGACTACCAACGATTCGTGGAGGCCACCGGCTACCAGGCTCCGGCCCACGCCACAGCCGCGGCCACCCTCTGGGAGCAGAACAAACCGATAGCCGGCATCGAACGGCATCCCGTCGTCAACGTGAACTGGCTGGATGCGGTGCAGTTCTGCCGCTGGGCCGGCAAACGCCTTCCGACCGAAGCGGAGTGGGAAAAGGCCGCACGCGGCACCGACGGCCGCACCTATCCCTGGGGCAACGAGTGGGATCTTACGAAGAGCAACAGCGCCAGTTACTGGGCGGGTGAAACCGTTCACATCGCCGACAGTCGCGAATGGGAAGCCTTCTGGCTCAAGGGGGTCGGTGCCGCCGTGTCAAAGGCGAAGGGCATCAAGGGTGAGGTGCTCACGATGCCCGTGGGCAGTTTCCCCGAAGGAGCCAGCCCCTACGGTGTCTTGGACATGGCGGGCAACGCCGCCGAGTGGGTCCAAGACTGGTACAACCCCAACTTTTACCGCATCGCGCCCCTGACCAATCCCCAGGGCCCTGACCGTGGCGCCATCAAGGCGATGCGGGGTGGCTCCTGGTTGAAGCCCGCCGTCAGCTTGCGCACCACCGACCGCGACTGGGGCACGATGGACAGCCGGCCGTCCGGCACCGGTTTCCGTTGCGCCCGCGACGCCTATTAA
- a CDS encoding response regulator: MKVRSNHSSITGFWIGLTGLTFLVGLRFVEHVATWLPYFLLGLSVTALLLWHYRTGARDRHPRPEQIFLDAAPDAAFTIDRRGLVTAWNHHAERTFGYDREEALGREFADLIAGDEARPSLIAAVRQCWSSEGSPAPRHRLDVIARHKQGGTIPIELTLLPMGDAERSALCLFARDTTDREEGEATLRRAREAAEEASRAKSDFLASVSHEIRTPLNAVCGTIDLLLATSLTPSQRQYGEMCAKAGHTLLRLVTDLLDFSRIEAGQIQVEQIPFDIHQVVERTVQLLAHRAEEKHLSLTCELSPEIPRYLEGDGFRLHQVLVNLLGNAIKFTDHGGIILRVTVERSAGEGERLRIAVRDSGIGIPSDQLERIFGRFTQVDAQARRQGGVGLGLAICKRLVHLMGGTIWAESDQEHGSTFTVDLPLKAVSEPESLGNQGLDRRASVLPSRPTAHPSGGRGLRVLVAEDSAESQQLLRFYFQHSPHQVRIVSNGEEAIAAFQAGLFDLVLLDLQMPGIDGLTAVRTIRAWESVHRHTSIPILALTANAYRDAEEQSLAAGCTGFLTKPITKSQLFEALQRYEVPPSEAPAQAEDSGLSLDLAARISREIQRQRPQFLAYRRQDVEFIRQAVAAQDYDAIRTIGHRMKGLSGSYGFPEIGAVGQRLEQAARSGDLAAIQQEIDHLETILADADQAA; the protein is encoded by the coding sequence ATGAAGGTCCGCAGCAACCATTCCTCCATCACTGGCTTCTGGATCGGCCTCACGGGTCTCACCTTCTTGGTGGGGCTGCGATTCGTCGAGCACGTCGCCACGTGGCTCCCTTACTTTCTCTTGGGCCTTTCTGTCACGGCGCTCCTGCTCTGGCACTATCGAACGGGGGCGCGGGACAGACATCCACGGCCGGAGCAGATCTTCCTCGATGCCGCGCCGGACGCCGCGTTCACCATTGATCGCCGAGGCCTCGTCACCGCCTGGAACCACCATGCCGAGCGGACCTTCGGGTACGACCGCGAGGAGGCCCTGGGCCGGGAGTTCGCGGACCTGATCGCCGGAGATGAGGCACGGCCGTCACTCATCGCGGCGGTGCGGCAATGTTGGAGCAGCGAGGGGTCACCGGCCCCACGCCATCGATTGGACGTAATTGCGCGACACAAGCAGGGAGGCACGATTCCTATCGAACTTACCCTGCTGCCAATGGGCGACGCGGAGAGGTCAGCCTTGTGTCTGTTCGCCCGTGACACCACCGACCGTGAAGAGGGAGAAGCCACCCTACGCCGGGCGCGGGAAGCGGCGGAAGAAGCCAGTCGCGCCAAGAGTGATTTTCTGGCGAGCGTCAGTCATGAAATTCGGACGCCGTTGAACGCCGTGTGCGGCACCATCGACCTCCTCCTCGCCACGTCCCTCACGCCTTCGCAGCGCCAGTACGGCGAAATGTGCGCCAAGGCAGGTCACACCCTCTTGCGCTTGGTCACCGACCTGTTGGATTTTTCGCGCATCGAAGCGGGCCAGATTCAGGTGGAGCAAATCCCCTTCGACATCCATCAGGTCGTAGAACGGACCGTCCAGCTGCTGGCCCATCGCGCTGAAGAAAAACACTTGTCGCTCACCTGCGAACTGTCGCCGGAGATCCCTCGGTATCTGGAGGGCGATGGGTTCCGGCTCCATCAAGTCCTGGTGAACCTCCTGGGCAATGCGATCAAATTCACCGACCACGGTGGGATCATCCTGCGCGTGACAGTCGAGCGATCCGCCGGAGAGGGAGAGAGGCTCCGCATTGCGGTACGAGACAGCGGCATCGGCATTCCATCCGATCAACTCGAACGCATCTTCGGCCGGTTCACCCAAGTGGATGCTCAAGCCCGCCGCCAAGGTGGTGTGGGGCTCGGCCTCGCGATCTGTAAACGTCTCGTCCACCTGATGGGAGGAACAATCTGGGCCGAGAGCGACCAGGAGCACGGCAGCACCTTCACGGTCGATTTGCCGCTCAAGGCGGTCAGTGAACCGGAATCGTTGGGGAACCAAGGCCTCGACCGTCGCGCCTCGGTGCTCCCCTCACGGCCTACGGCTCACCCATCGGGTGGTCGGGGATTACGCGTGTTGGTCGCGGAGGACTCCGCCGAATCCCAGCAATTGCTGCGGTTCTATTTCCAGCACAGTCCGCACCAGGTCCGAATCGTCTCGAACGGTGAAGAGGCCATCGCGGCGTTTCAAGCCGGCCTGTTCGACCTGGTCCTGCTCGACCTGCAGATGCCCGGCATCGACGGCCTCACCGCCGTGCGTACCATCCGCGCCTGGGAATCGGTCCATCGCCACACATCGATTCCCATCCTGGCCTTGACCGCCAACGCCTACCGCGATGCCGAAGAGCAGAGTCTCGCCGCCGGCTGCACAGGTTTTTTGACCAAGCCCATCACCAAGTCTCAGTTATTCGAGGCGCTGCAACGGTATGAGGTTCCCCCTTCTGAAGCACCGGCTCAGGCGGAGGATTCCGGCCTCTCCCTCGATCTCGCCGCTCGCATCAGTCGCGAGATCCAACGTCAACGTCCTCAATTCCTCGCCTACCGCCGACAGGACGTGGAATTTATCCGACAGGCGGTCGCAGCACAGGACTATGACGCCATTCGGACCATCGGCCACCGTATGAAGGGCTTGTCGGGCTCCTATGGATTCCCGGAGATCGGCGCGGTGGGACAACGACTGGAGCAAGCAGCCAGAAGCGGCGACCTCGCGGCCATCCAGCAGGAGATCGACCACCTGGAGACGATTCTCGCCGACGCAGACCAAGCCGCCTGA
- a CDS encoding response regulator, whose translation MSILIIDDCQEERDLLHTILHSAGFGPLLPMATAREALLHLGIGKGGMPATTVDLLLMDLEMPDLDGLEACRRIRAEERLQGLPIIIVTAHTTAEDIQAAYTAGATDYIRKPVIPAELVARSANSLSLKQEIDARKLREQELLERTKELDHAFEKITTSHGTLQVCAKCKRVKTDGSYWQRIEDYLRQHARRRVSEAVCDSCLHRAYPQLNQAR comes from the coding sequence ATGAGCATTCTCATCATCGACGACTGCCAGGAAGAGCGCGACCTGCTGCACACGATTCTCCACAGCGCAGGCTTCGGTCCCCTACTGCCCATGGCGACGGCCCGAGAGGCGCTCTTGCACCTCGGCATCGGCAAGGGGGGTATGCCGGCGACGACGGTGGACTTACTGTTGATGGATCTGGAGATGCCGGACCTCGACGGCTTGGAAGCCTGTCGGCGTATCCGGGCGGAGGAACGACTGCAAGGCCTGCCGATCATCATCGTCACGGCCCACACCACGGCAGAGGACATTCAAGCCGCCTACACCGCAGGCGCAACGGATTACATTCGGAAGCCCGTGATCCCCGCCGAACTCGTGGCGCGATCGGCCAATTCCCTCAGTTTGAAGCAGGAGATCGATGCCAGGAAATTACGCGAGCAGGAACTGCTGGAGCGCACCAAAGAACTCGACCACGCCTTCGAGAAGATCACCACGTCCCACGGAACCCTGCAGGTCTGCGCGAAATGTAAACGAGTGAAAACCGACGGCTCCTATTGGCAACGCATCGAAGACTACCTCCGCCAGCACGCGCGCCGGAGAGTCTCCGAAGCGGTCTGCGACTCTTGTCTCCACCGGGCCTACCCGCAATTGAACCAGGCTCGCTGA